A portion of the Cervus elaphus chromosome X, mCerEla1.1, whole genome shotgun sequence genome contains these proteins:
- the LOC122689533 gene encoding transcription initiation protein SPT3 homolog: protein MNNTAASPMSAATCSSGRSAGKSISFAAELQSMMFSLGDARRPLHETAVLVEDVVHTQLVNLLQQAAEVSQLRGARVISAEDLLFLMRKDKKKVRRLLKYMFFRDYKSKIVKGIDEDDLLEDKLSGSNNTNKRQKIAQDFLNSIDQTGELLAMFEDDEIDEVKQERMERAERQTRVMDSAQYAEFCESRHLSFSKKGSKFRDWLDCGSMEIKPNVVAMEILAYLAYETVAQLVDLALLVRQDLVTKAGDPFSHAISATFIQYHNSAEGSCLKPYPDSPENTPPPTPTAPSAGSQHSGKATSGSLGNGSAGQDSVKTKQRKRKKIRKLKYSTAACGVEAHSDAIQPSHIREAVRRYGHKIGPLSPFTVRNNRVIKSYIYNLKEF, encoded by the exons atgaataatactGCAGCCAGCCCAATGTCTGCTGCCACTTGTAGCAGTGGAAGAAGTGCAGGGAAGTCTATAAGCTTCGCAGCAGAATTGCAGAGTATGAT GTTTTCTTTAGGTGATGCTCGGAGGCCTCTTCATGAAACGGCAGTTTTGGTAGAAGATGTGGTGCACACTCAGTTAGTTAATCTGTTACAGCAAGCTGCTGAAGTTTCTCAGCTTCGGGGAGCAAGAGTAATTTCTGCTGAAGATCTTCTGTTTTTGATGCGCAAGGATAAGAAAAAAGTTAGAAGACTgctaaaatacatgtttttccgAGACTACAAATCAAAGATTGTCAAAGGCATTGACGAGGATGATCTTCTGGAAGACAAATTGAGTGGCAGCAATAatacaaacaaaagacaaaaaatcgCTCAAGACTTTCTCAACTCTATTGACCAAACAGGAGAACTCTTGGCAATGTTTGAAGATGATGAAATTGATGAAGTTAAACAAGAAAGAATGGAGAGAGCAGAAAGACAAACTCGAGTTATGGATTCAGCTCAATATGCAGAATTCTGTGAAAGTCGACACTTAAGTTTCTCCAAAAAAGGGTCCAAATTTCGAGACTGGTTGGACTGCGGTAGTATGGAGATAAAGCCCAATGTTGTTGCTATGGAAATTTTAGCATATTTAGCGTATGAAACGGTGGCACAGTTAGTGGATCTGGCTCTTCTTGTGAGGCAGGACCTGGtaaccaaggcaggagaccccttCAGCCATGCCATTTCTGCCACCTTCATTCAGTACCACAACTCTGCTGAGGGGTCTTGCTTGAAGCCCTATCCAGACTCTCCTGAGAACACACCTCCTCCCACACCAACAGCTCCGTCCGCGGGCTCACAGCACTCGGGGAAGGCCACATCGGGATCCCTAGGGAATGGGAGTGCTGGACAAGACTCAGTTAAGaccaaacaaaggaaaagaaaaaagataaggaaactaaaataCAG CACTGCGGCCTGTGGTGTTGAGGCTcacagcgatgccatccagcccagCCACATCAGAGAGGCCGTCCGACGCTATGGCCACAAGATTGGCCCCCTTTCCCCATTCACAGTACGTAATAACAGAGTtataaaaagttatatttataatCTGAAAGAATTTTGA